From Agrobacterium tumefaciens, a single genomic window includes:
- a CDS encoding MFS transporter has product MFSNIQRRHVIIGMLFICWVVGFIDKTAINIAIIPISEEFGLSPDHQGMIISAFFLAYSMTQLIGGYLVDRFGARRVLSSAVAVWSLGTAVSGAVSNAVGLAAARAVTGAGEAVFPAGGSVAITEHFEKSQMARAKSVLQSGASVGFAVGSIVITALIAAHSWQMMFYVLGAVGLLLSVALFYVMKPTNDQPVVKEKVEKVSEKKRIGALLKNSLTWKITLVYFFTNIVFWGLQSWLPSYWVKVKGMSMVQMGAYSMIPPALGFISFLTCGWLLDRFFHQKEKYLICIGSAVSAVFIYLMANEESIPLAFAYLSVSNVFLNAISISVFVSIMKHFPQNTVGTATGLINSLAQLGSFASPMLIGAVLSATNQNYSIAFSVIVGCAVIVCAIATTFPAVHGKKPVEQTA; this is encoded by the coding sequence ATGTTTTCAAACATACAACGTCGCCACGTCATCATAGGAATGCTGTTCATATGCTGGGTCGTCGGCTTTATCGACAAGACGGCAATCAACATCGCAATCATCCCGATCAGTGAAGAGTTTGGTCTCAGCCCCGACCATCAGGGCATGATCATCAGCGCCTTCTTTCTCGCCTATTCGATGACACAGCTTATCGGTGGTTATCTGGTAGACCGTTTTGGTGCCCGGCGCGTCCTGAGCTCTGCAGTTGCCGTCTGGTCGTTGGGGACCGCCGTCTCGGGCGCCGTCAGCAATGCTGTTGGGCTGGCAGCCGCACGTGCTGTCACTGGTGCAGGTGAGGCAGTCTTTCCTGCCGGTGGATCCGTAGCCATTACCGAGCACTTCGAAAAATCGCAGATGGCCCGCGCCAAGTCAGTCCTGCAATCGGGTGCCTCCGTGGGATTTGCCGTCGGCTCGATCGTCATAACCGCGCTGATCGCCGCTCATAGCTGGCAAATGATGTTCTATGTCCTCGGCGCAGTAGGACTGCTGCTCTCGGTCGCTCTCTTCTACGTCATGAAACCGACGAACGATCAGCCTGTCGTCAAGGAAAAGGTCGAAAAGGTCTCAGAAAAGAAGCGCATCGGCGCACTGCTCAAGAATTCGCTGACCTGGAAAATCACGCTGGTCTACTTCTTCACCAATATCGTCTTCTGGGGTCTTCAGTCCTGGCTGCCATCTTACTGGGTGAAGGTGAAGGGCATGAGCATGGTGCAGATGGGAGCCTATTCGATGATCCCGCCGGCCCTTGGCTTCATTTCGTTCCTGACCTGCGGCTGGTTGCTCGACCGATTTTTCCACCAGAAGGAAAAATACCTCATCTGCATTGGCTCGGCTGTCTCAGCTGTTTTCATCTACCTCATGGCCAATGAGGAATCCATTCCGCTCGCCTTCGCCTATCTCTCCGTCTCAAACGTCTTCCTGAATGCGATCTCGATCAGCGTCTTCGTCAGCATCATGAAGCATTTTCCGCAAAATACGGTTGGAACCGCGACCGGCCTGATCAACTCGCTTGCACAGCTCGGTTCTTTCGCATCTCCGATGCTGATCGGTGCTGTCCTTTCGGCAACCAACCAGAATTACAGCATCGCGTTTTCCGTGATCGTCGGCTGCGCTGTCATTGTCTGCGCCATCGCCACAACCTTTCCCGCCGTCCACGGCAAAAAGCCTGTCGAACAGACCGCCTGA
- a CDS encoding TonB-dependent siderophore receptor — protein MNGTKINVQRPTMKRLAHILMATTVLTGMAAGASAQDATSSQSDTTELAPIVLEGATYETEGTNSYTTKQISVGDKDTRTLREVPQSTTVLTRERLDDGNFSSLDTVMRKTPGVVVLTNDDGRSSLYSRGFEFDTLYMNGLSTPVSSIYGTQPDMAVVDHIEILRGPSGLFGGAGEPAGAVNMRLKQASDEYKASINTIMSSWDGKRVEGDITGPLTKSGRVRGRLVGVLSGKDSFVDGVDNKVGVLYGTIQADLTENTTATLSINHTQRDISPFNGLPTLANGTLLDLPRSTYTGADWNSFENNVTQYIAEIEHRFEDGGHAKVSALYSHVDVDFLYAYAAGAANSSGVVTTGTRWLARDYEQDSVSLDAHISRPFEVFGLENNIIAGVDYRGSDDSLRSATGVIAGAQNLYNWNTHLAKPTVTFGSATETESDQYGIYGQWRIKPIDRLTLIGGGRFSWYDAQSGSSEVKVNGEFTPYAGIVYDLTDRLSAYASYTQIFQPQSAVDASGAIIDPRTGEQYEVGLKAELTDGLNASLAWFDLTDENRAVTDPNNTNYYLALGKAHMRGIEFEVNGEILPNWEAMAGYTYTDTEYKNTTRAAGSEYYTPEHMVQLFTKYTFEGTGNWTDGFFVGGGVKLFSSFKNVSRTAAGGATTINAPGYGVVDLQAGYKFNDHVTASLTVNNVFNKTYYERVGGTSVFNFYGEPRSFVFKIGTTF, from the coding sequence ATGAACGGAACTAAGATCAACGTGCAACGGCCAACCATGAAGCGGCTGGCACACATTCTCATGGCAACCACCGTGCTAACGGGTATGGCAGCAGGTGCGAGCGCGCAGGATGCCACGAGCAGCCAGAGCGACACCACCGAACTTGCGCCGATTGTGCTCGAGGGTGCGACGTACGAGACTGAAGGCACGAACAGCTATACGACCAAACAGATCAGCGTCGGCGACAAGGATACCCGCACCCTGCGCGAGGTTCCGCAATCAACAACGGTGCTCACCCGTGAGCGCCTGGACGACGGAAACTTCTCTTCGCTCGATACTGTCATGCGCAAGACGCCCGGCGTCGTCGTTCTGACCAACGACGACGGCCGTTCCAGCCTCTATTCGCGTGGTTTCGAATTTGACACGCTCTACATGAACGGCCTGTCGACGCCGGTTTCTTCGATCTATGGCACGCAGCCCGACATGGCGGTTGTTGATCACATCGAGATCCTGCGTGGCCCCTCGGGTCTGTTTGGTGGTGCAGGCGAACCGGCCGGTGCCGTCAATATGCGTCTGAAACAGGCGTCGGACGAGTACAAGGCAAGCATCAATACGATCATGAGCTCATGGGACGGCAAACGCGTCGAAGGTGACATCACCGGGCCCCTGACGAAGTCCGGCCGTGTCCGCGGCCGCCTCGTCGGTGTGCTCTCGGGCAAGGACAGCTTTGTCGATGGCGTCGATAACAAGGTTGGTGTCCTCTACGGCACGATCCAGGCAGATCTAACGGAAAATACGACAGCAACACTCAGTATCAATCATACGCAGCGTGACATCTCGCCGTTCAACGGATTGCCGACGCTGGCGAATGGCACACTGCTCGATTTGCCGCGTTCGACCTATACCGGAGCGGATTGGAACAGCTTCGAAAACAACGTCACGCAGTATATCGCTGAAATCGAACACCGCTTTGAAGATGGCGGCCATGCCAAGGTTTCCGCCCTTTATTCGCACGTCGATGTCGATTTCCTTTATGCCTATGCGGCCGGTGCCGCAAACTCATCTGGCGTCGTCACCACCGGCACGCGCTGGCTGGCACGCGATTATGAGCAGGATTCGGTTTCGCTCGACGCCCATATCAGCCGCCCATTCGAAGTCTTTGGTCTGGAAAACAACATCATTGCCGGTGTTGACTATCGCGGCAGCGATGACAGCCTGAGATCAGCGACAGGGGTGATTGCCGGCGCTCAAAACCTTTATAACTGGAACACCCATCTGGCCAAGCCGACAGTCACGTTCGGCAGTGCGACGGAAACCGAGAGCGACCAGTACGGCATTTACGGCCAATGGCGTATCAAGCCAATCGACAGGCTTACTTTGATCGGTGGCGGTCGCTTTAGCTGGTATGACGCGCAGTCTGGTAGCAGCGAGGTCAAGGTCAACGGCGAGTTCACACCTTATGCCGGTATTGTCTACGATCTGACCGACCGTCTGTCGGCCTATGCGAGCTATACCCAGATCTTCCAGCCGCAGTCGGCAGTCGACGCGTCCGGTGCGATCATCGATCCCCGTACCGGCGAACAGTATGAAGTCGGCCTGAAGGCAGAACTGACCGATGGTCTGAATGCTTCGCTTGCCTGGTTCGATCTGACGGATGAAAACCGTGCCGTCACCGATCCGAACAACACCAACTATTACCTCGCCCTCGGTAAAGCGCACATGCGCGGTATCGAATTCGAGGTCAATGGCGAAATCCTCCCGAACTGGGAAGCGATGGCCGGCTACACCTATACGGATACAGAATACAAGAACACGACACGCGCAGCAGGTTCCGAATACTACACGCCGGAGCATATGGTACAGCTCTTCACCAAATACACGTTTGAAGGCACGGGTAACTGGACAGACGGTTTCTTTGTCGGCGGTGGTGTGAAGCTCTTCTCGTCATTCAAAAACGTGTCGCGAACTGCTGCAGGTGGCGCAACCACCATCAATGCTCCGGGCTATGGCGTGGTTGATCTGCAGGCCGGATACAAGTTCAACGACCATGTCACGGCGAGCCTGACGGTCAACAACGTCTTCAACAAGACCTACTATGAACGCGTCGGCGGTACCTCGGTGTTCAACTTCTACGGTGAACCGCGCAGCTTCGTCTTCAAGATCGGCACGACCTTCTGA
- a CDS encoding amidohydrolase, whose product MTYLDIIERTVASQSDSLKSVSDAIWSFAEIRYEETQSAALLADELEKAGFDVTRNAGNIETAFVASYGEGQPVVAILGEFDALTGLSQKSGVTQHDPIVAGGNGHGCGHNLLGTGALAAILALKACKDELGLAGTIRFYGCPAEEGGGGKAYMAREGLFSDVDVAFTWHPWDENLAYNARMLATNQLYFTFKGTSAHAGFEPHLGRSALDAVELTNVGCNYLREHIIQDGRIHYAITDTGGRAPNVVQSQAQVLYKVRAPRMDQVRDITERVKDVARGAALMTGTELEITFDAASADLVPNVTLARMMHQEFEKFGVANFSNSEKDFAGSIQKTFSSEVQARIAKRGKILSEDLNAFEEVPTFLHGSTDVGDVSWLVPTGQVYVATEAYGTPPHTWQMVSQGTSGYAHKGMLQAGKVLAASAVRALTDPELIAVAKKEHLEQLGGESYIPLIPADALPQRLR is encoded by the coding sequence ATGACTTATCTCGATATCATCGAACGGACAGTCGCGTCCCAATCCGACAGTCTGAAATCGGTCTCCGACGCAATCTGGTCGTTTGCCGAAATCCGCTATGAAGAAACGCAGTCTGCAGCCCTTCTGGCCGATGAACTGGAAAAGGCCGGCTTTGATGTCACCCGCAATGCCGGCAACATCGAAACCGCCTTCGTCGCAAGCTACGGAGAAGGCCAGCCCGTCGTTGCAATCCTTGGTGAATTCGATGCGCTGACAGGGTTGAGCCAGAAGAGTGGTGTAACCCAACACGATCCAATTGTTGCTGGTGGTAACGGCCATGGCTGTGGCCACAATCTCCTTGGGACAGGCGCACTTGCCGCCATTCTGGCACTGAAGGCATGCAAGGATGAACTGGGTCTCGCCGGCACGATCCGCTTTTACGGCTGCCCGGCCGAAGAAGGTGGTGGCGGCAAGGCCTACATGGCCCGCGAAGGTCTGTTTTCAGATGTCGACGTTGCCTTCACGTGGCACCCCTGGGATGAGAACCTCGCCTATAATGCCCGGATGCTGGCAACCAACCAGCTCTATTTCACCTTCAAGGGGACAAGCGCCCATGCAGGGTTTGAACCGCACCTTGGACGCTCGGCACTCGATGCCGTCGAACTGACCAACGTGGGCTGCAATTACCTGCGTGAGCACATCATCCAGGATGGCCGCATCCACTATGCGATCACCGATACCGGTGGGAGAGCGCCCAACGTCGTGCAGTCGCAGGCGCAGGTGCTCTACAAGGTGCGAGCCCCCAGAATGGATCAGGTTCGTGACATTACCGAGCGGGTGAAGGATGTTGCCCGAGGTGCGGCCCTGATGACCGGGACGGAACTCGAAATTACTTTCGATGCGGCTTCCGCCGACCTCGTTCCCAATGTCACCCTTGCTCGCATGATGCACCAGGAGTTCGAGAAGTTCGGCGTTGCCAATTTCTCCAACAGCGAGAAGGACTTCGCAGGGAGTATTCAGAAGACGTTCTCAAGTGAAGTGCAGGCGAGGATCGCCAAGCGCGGCAAAATCCTCTCCGAAGACCTGAATGCGTTTGAAGAGGTCCCGACGTTCTTGCATGGATCCACCGATGTCGGTGATGTGAGCTGGCTCGTGCCGACCGGACAGGTCTATGTCGCAACAGAGGCCTATGGAACGCCGCCGCACACCTGGCAGATGGTGTCTCAGGGTACATCGGGTTATGCCCACAAGGGCATGCTGCAGGCCGGAAAGGTGCTGGCTGCATCCGCGGTGAGGGCATTGACGGACCCGGAGCTGATTGCTGTCGCGAAGAAAGAACACCTGGAGCAGCTTGGTGGCGAGAGTTACATACCGCTGATACCGGCGGACGCTCTCCCCCAACGTCTCCGTTGA
- the fepB gene encoding Fe2+-enterobactin ABC transporter substrate-binding protein produces the protein MGIAKSGRLAAKFVTAAIACLLFCSVATAAESWPRSFTSVDGSTTEIPAKPQKILSTSVSLTGTLLAIHAPVAASGSAANGKFFAQWADVAGERKVESAWPAGKVDLEAVYAAQPDLIVVTASGAGSVKDQLDAFRQIAPTILVDDGALSWQDLATELGRATGLEEDAAASIADFDAYVAAARARIKIPAGKANIISFNGAGQSNPIGRVTGPHAALLASLGFDIEDPNPAWHTQAESRDDFVWANYEHLVDLKAETTFILRVDDAKAAAFRNDPVLANVPSVKSGRVYGLGANSFRIDYYSGKEIVDGVVANFGH, from the coding sequence ATGGGCATTGCGAAATCAGGCCGTCTCGCAGCGAAATTCGTCACCGCGGCGATTGCATGCCTCCTGTTCTGCTCAGTTGCCACCGCCGCCGAAAGCTGGCCGCGCAGCTTTACCAGTGTCGATGGCAGCACGACGGAAATTCCCGCAAAACCGCAGAAAATCCTCTCAACGTCGGTATCGCTGACCGGAACGCTTCTCGCGATCCATGCACCCGTCGCTGCCAGTGGTTCGGCAGCAAACGGCAAGTTCTTTGCGCAATGGGCAGACGTGGCCGGCGAACGCAAGGTCGAGAGCGCATGGCCGGCCGGCAAGGTCGATCTCGAAGCCGTCTATGCGGCCCAACCCGATCTGATCGTCGTGACGGCAAGTGGTGCCGGTTCGGTCAAGGACCAGCTTGACGCATTCCGTCAGATCGCCCCGACCATACTCGTCGACGATGGTGCACTCTCCTGGCAGGATCTGGCGACCGAGCTCGGGCGCGCGACCGGCCTTGAAGAGGATGCGGCCGCATCAATCGCAGATTTCGACGCTTACGTCGCAGCAGCACGCGCAAGGATCAAAATCCCTGCCGGAAAGGCCAACATCATCAGCTTCAATGGTGCCGGCCAGAGCAACCCTATTGGCCGCGTGACAGGTCCGCACGCAGCCCTTCTTGCCTCGCTCGGCTTTGACATCGAAGACCCAAATCCGGCGTGGCATACGCAGGCAGAAAGCCGCGACGATTTTGTCTGGGCAAATTACGAACATCTGGTCGATCTCAAAGCCGAGACCACCTTCATCCTGCGTGTGGATGACGCCAAGGCCGCCGCCTTCCGCAATGATCCGGTTCTTGCCAACGTCCCCTCGGTAAAAAGCGGCCGCGTCTACGGACTTGGTGCCAATTCCTTCCGCATCGACTACTACAGCGGCAAGGAAATCGTCGATGGCGTTGTTGCCAATTTTGGACACTGA
- a CDS encoding ABC transporter ATP-binding protein has translation MVAPVSKSVPQGEQSRLEARDVTLVYGERTISRDLTFKVPDGLFTVIVGPNACGKSTLLRALARIIRPDNGHVVLDGKQIERIPAREVARTLGLLPQSSVAPDGITVADLVARGRYPHQSFLQRWSQADEDAVTWAMKTARVEELASRAVDELSGGQRQRVWIAMVLAQETPLLLLDEPTTFLDIAHQIELLNLLRDLNRRQGNTVVAVLHDLNQACRYADHIVVMRDGRIITEGDPRSVMTADLVQTVFGLAAVVIDDPVTGDPMVVPLDDPAPSA, from the coding sequence ATGGTCGCGCCTGTTTCAAAATCAGTGCCGCAAGGCGAGCAATCCCGGCTCGAAGCGCGGGACGTGACGCTGGTCTACGGCGAACGGACGATTTCCCGTGATCTGACCTTCAAGGTTCCCGACGGCCTTTTCACCGTGATTGTCGGTCCCAATGCCTGCGGAAAATCCACGCTTTTGAGGGCGCTTGCACGTATCATCCGGCCTGATAACGGCCATGTCGTTCTCGATGGCAAGCAGATCGAGCGCATTCCTGCGCGCGAAGTTGCGCGCACACTTGGCCTTCTTCCGCAAAGTTCGGTCGCACCCGACGGCATTACCGTAGCCGATCTGGTTGCTCGCGGTCGCTATCCACACCAGTCGTTCCTGCAGCGTTGGAGCCAGGCGGATGAAGACGCCGTCACCTGGGCTATGAAAACGGCCCGGGTGGAAGAACTCGCATCGCGGGCGGTTGACGAACTTTCGGGCGGGCAGCGCCAACGCGTCTGGATTGCGATGGTCCTGGCACAGGAAACGCCGCTTCTCCTTCTCGATGAGCCAACCACATTTCTCGATATCGCGCACCAGATTGAGCTGCTTAACCTGCTCAGAGACCTCAACCGGCGCCAGGGCAATACCGTTGTTGCCGTGCTGCACGACCTCAATCAGGCGTGCCGCTACGCTGATCATATCGTCGTAATGCGCGATGGACGTATCATCACCGAGGGAGATCCGCGCAGTGTGATGACGGCTGATCTCGTGCAGACAGTCTTCGGGCTTGCGGCCGTCGTGATTGACGATCCGGTGACCGGCGATCCCATGGTCGTACCGCTTGACGATCCCGCTCCATCCGCTTGA
- a CDS encoding iron ABC transporter permease has protein sequence MQDQVDAKVTLNRTTGRNRLIGLGALFLLLGAAIILGIAAGARPIPLSTTWDAITNFDPSNSDHLLVRLLRIPRTLLAIVVGAALGVSGTIMQALTRNPLSDPGILGINAGAAVAITCAIALFGITSVTAYMALGMAGAAFAGAAVYLLGNLSRGGNPVRVVLAGAALSVVLMSLTQIVLVNSEEHVFDQFRNWSVGSLQGRGYGVLFPVLAVASLGIAIAFTLTKALDTAALGADLAKALGGNPLRIWGLSALAVIILSGAATAGAGPIGFVGLTAPHIARLITGPGHRWLLPYAMLIAALLTVSADALGRIIAPPGEVSVGIMLALIGGPFFIALVRHHRISKL, from the coding sequence TTGCAGGACCAGGTGGACGCCAAAGTGACACTGAACCGCACAACCGGGCGTAACCGGTTGATCGGGCTTGGGGCGCTTTTCCTTTTGCTTGGTGCGGCCATCATTCTTGGCATCGCCGCCGGAGCGCGACCGATCCCTCTGTCGACCACATGGGATGCGATCACCAATTTCGATCCGTCAAACAGCGATCATCTCCTGGTGCGCCTGCTGCGCATCCCGCGCACACTGCTCGCCATCGTGGTCGGCGCGGCACTTGGCGTTTCCGGCACCATCATGCAGGCCCTGACGCGCAATCCGCTTTCCGATCCAGGGATCCTCGGCATCAATGCTGGAGCAGCGGTGGCAATCACCTGCGCTATCGCTCTTTTCGGGATTACGTCAGTCACGGCCTATATGGCGCTTGGCATGGCCGGTGCTGCTTTTGCCGGCGCGGCCGTTTACCTGCTTGGCAATCTTTCACGCGGCGGCAATCCGGTCCGCGTCGTGCTGGCCGGTGCAGCCCTTTCCGTCGTCTTGATGTCGCTGACGCAGATCGTGCTGGTGAACAGCGAGGAGCATGTCTTCGACCAGTTTCGCAACTGGTCGGTCGGTTCGCTGCAAGGTCGTGGCTACGGGGTTTTGTTCCCGGTCCTTGCGGTCGCATCACTTGGCATTGCTATTGCGTTCACACTCACAAAGGCGCTCGATACGGCAGCCCTTGGAGCCGATCTGGCCAAGGCACTGGGTGGCAATCCACTTCGCATCTGGGGTCTATCGGCGCTCGCAGTGATCATCCTTTCGGGGGCCGCGACGGCAGGGGCTGGGCCGATCGGTTTCGTCGGATTGACAGCACCGCACATTGCCCGCTTGATAACCGGCCCCGGCCATCGCTGGCTGTTACCCTATGCGATGCTGATCGCGGCCCTTCTGACTGTAAGTGCCGATGCACTGGGGCGCATTATAGCGCCGCCCGGTGAAGTCAGCGTCGGTATCATGCTGGCACTCATCGGTGGGCCGTTCTTCATAGCACTTGTGCGCCACCACCGGATATCAAAGCTGTGA
- a CDS encoding helix-turn-helix transcriptional regulator, whose translation MNRAIAPLPPVAADPNPILTRRELRKNGVRVLDGGDQGDAVVACGLVGKVRMDGIHANFGRRMQVDDLEMEVAVDAQVSIKIFLEGFVEASLNGVPMPMPQRTEQGRWQSSAIIVSHGNGARLRRRARKGQYLDKMVIGMSREWLQRFSESAETPENFRALLCGEPGFWQWQPNRKVEFLARQMFDIAARKPPFSSVLLESHTLAIVYEALTTAFGTSPEAVMPPTNLTAAEQQRIYALVRYIDRHSAQELSVTDMASELGASQATLQRLVRKAHNCSLNEFIRNRWLDEARQALLFSSRSISDIAFEAGYVHLSNFTAAFRKRFGYPPSSLRRHAGPAEG comes from the coding sequence GTGAACAGAGCCATTGCCCCTCTTCCGCCCGTAGCAGCAGATCCAAACCCAATCCTGACGCGACGCGAATTGCGAAAAAACGGCGTACGCGTGCTTGATGGCGGCGACCAGGGTGACGCGGTTGTTGCTTGCGGCCTCGTCGGAAAGGTGCGGATGGACGGCATTCATGCCAATTTCGGGCGTCGTATGCAGGTCGATGACCTGGAGATGGAAGTCGCAGTTGATGCGCAGGTTTCGATCAAGATATTCCTAGAAGGCTTTGTCGAGGCATCGTTGAACGGTGTGCCTATGCCAATGCCGCAGCGGACCGAACAGGGCCGGTGGCAGTCCTCTGCAATAATCGTTTCCCATGGAAATGGAGCGAGGCTGCGCCGGCGTGCTCGCAAGGGCCAATATCTTGACAAGATGGTCATCGGCATGTCGCGCGAATGGTTGCAGCGGTTTTCCGAAAGTGCTGAAACGCCGGAAAATTTCAGGGCGCTTCTGTGCGGAGAACCTGGCTTCTGGCAGTGGCAGCCGAACCGCAAGGTCGAGTTTCTGGCCCGGCAGATGTTCGATATTGCCGCACGCAAGCCGCCGTTTTCATCCGTACTTCTGGAGAGCCATACGCTTGCCATTGTCTACGAGGCCTTGACGACCGCGTTTGGAACGAGCCCGGAGGCAGTGATGCCACCGACCAATCTGACTGCCGCGGAGCAACAGCGGATCTATGCACTGGTGCGCTACATTGACCGCCATTCGGCACAGGAGCTCTCCGTGACAGACATGGCAAGCGAACTCGGCGCCAGTCAGGCAACACTACAGCGGCTGGTGCGCAAAGCGCATAATTGCTCTCTCAACGAGTTCATCCGCAATCGTTGGCTTGATGAAGCGCGTCAGGCCCTTCTCTTCAGCAGCCGCAGTATTTCCGACATCGCCTTCGAAGCCGGATATGTCCACCTTTCGAATTTCACCGCAGCCTTTCGCAAGCGCTTCGGCTATCCACCGTCGTCGCTTCGCAGGCACGCGGGTCCAGCCGAAGGCTGA
- a CDS encoding iron chelate uptake ABC transporter family permease subunit — translation MSFALETRPIAVCLLLLVATLVAAVYAMTLGRVPVPFVDVIGAVLGNGEGGMRQQIVFNLRLPRVLVALFAGASLGVSGAVFQSVSRNALGSPDVIGFTTGAATGALAQIVIFGGGPLAVALSAMLGGLITATLVYLLSFKQGATGGYRLVLTGIGAGATLNALNGLMLVKGSLDNAISANLWLAGSLDARSWDHALTVMAGASLLIPISAFSANRLRMIEMGDDIARQLGVQVERTRFGMIACAVLLAGVATGAAGPIAFLALAAPQLASRLTSTRGIPVLSSAIMGAFLLVSADLLTQLFANDLVLPIGRTTGLVGGLYLLWLLTRSKQK, via the coding sequence ATGTCGTTTGCACTTGAGACGCGTCCCATAGCGGTCTGCCTTCTCCTTCTCGTAGCAACGCTTGTCGCAGCCGTTTACGCGATGACCCTTGGACGTGTTCCGGTCCCCTTCGTGGACGTCATCGGTGCGGTGCTGGGAAATGGAGAAGGTGGTATGCGCCAGCAGATCGTCTTTAACCTGCGTCTGCCACGGGTACTCGTTGCTCTCTTCGCTGGAGCCTCGCTTGGTGTTTCAGGCGCAGTGTTCCAGTCTGTGTCGCGCAATGCGCTTGGTTCCCCCGACGTTATCGGTTTTACCACCGGCGCTGCGACGGGCGCGTTGGCACAGATCGTGATCTTCGGCGGTGGGCCGCTTGCGGTTGCTTTGTCCGCGATGCTCGGCGGACTGATAACGGCAACACTCGTCTACCTCCTGTCGTTCAAGCAGGGCGCCACGGGTGGTTATCGGCTGGTTCTGACCGGTATTGGTGCTGGAGCAACGCTCAACGCGCTCAACGGCCTGATGCTGGTCAAGGGTAGTCTCGACAACGCCATCTCCGCCAATCTCTGGCTTGCCGGTTCACTTGATGCACGCAGCTGGGATCACGCCTTGACCGTCATGGCTGGCGCATCACTCCTGATCCCGATTTCCGCTTTTTCAGCAAACAGGCTCAGGATGATCGAGATGGGCGACGATATTGCCCGCCAGCTCGGTGTCCAGGTCGAACGGACGCGATTTGGGATGATTGCCTGTGCGGTGCTGCTTGCTGGTGTCGCGACCGGTGCGGCTGGGCCGATCGCCTTCCTGGCACTCGCCGCTCCGCAACTTGCAAGCCGGCTGACATCAACCCGTGGCATACCGGTTTTGAGCTCGGCGATCATGGGCGCCTTCCTGCTGGTTTCAGCAGATCTGCTCACCCAGCTCTTTGCCAATGATCTGGTGCTACCGATCGGCCGGACGACGGGTCTCGTCGGCGGTCTCTATCTTCTCTGGTTATTGACCCGCTCGAAACAAAAATGA